From a single Bacillus gobiensis genomic region:
- a CDS encoding carbohydrate ABC transporter permease, giving the protein MAASQKALQIVFYIVLMFGAILMIFPFLWMISTSFKVPAEIFSFQLIPENPTIQNYIRIFTDTLFGRWFLNSLFIASLTTLSVAFFDTLIGYILAKFSFVGQKVIFFAILSSLMVPTEMLIIPWYIMSSQLGWVDTYWGIMFPGVISAFGIYLMKQFIESIPDDLLDAARIDGMSEFGIFIKIVIPLVKPAISALCIFTFLGNWNAFLWPLIISQSEDVRTLPVGLAFFSSENESNWEMVMTGAALSVIPLILVFLFFQKRIIKGITLTGLK; this is encoded by the coding sequence ATGGCAGCTAGCCAAAAGGCATTGCAAATTGTTTTCTATATTGTGTTAATGTTTGGCGCAATTCTTATGATATTTCCTTTTCTATGGATGATTTCTACCTCATTCAAAGTACCGGCAGAAATATTTTCATTTCAATTGATACCGGAAAATCCAACGATACAAAACTACATTAGAATTTTTACTGACACGTTATTTGGCAGATGGTTTCTAAATAGCCTGTTCATTGCTTCTTTAACTACACTTAGCGTGGCTTTTTTTGATACTTTAATAGGATATATTTTGGCTAAATTCTCCTTTGTTGGACAAAAGGTCATTTTTTTTGCAATTCTAAGTTCATTAATGGTTCCAACAGAAATGCTGATCATACCTTGGTATATCATGTCTTCCCAATTGGGGTGGGTAGATACGTACTGGGGTATCATGTTTCCTGGTGTTATTTCGGCATTCGGTATTTATCTAATGAAACAATTTATCGAATCGATTCCCGATGATTTGTTGGATGCTGCACGAATTGATGGAATGAGCGAATTTGGCATTTTTATAAAAATTGTTATTCCACTTGTCAAACCAGCAATATCCGCATTATGTATTTTTACTTTCTTGGGAAACTGGAATGCGTTTCTGTGGCCTCTAATCATCAGCCAATCAGAAGATGTTAGGACGTTGCCAGTAGGGTTGGCTTTTTTTTCAAGTGAAAACGAATCAAATTGGGAAATGGTAATGACGGGTGCTGCTCTATCGGTCATTCCTTTAATACTTGTTTTCCTGTTTTTCCAAAAGCGAATTATTAAGGGAATCACTCTTACAGGGTTAAAATAA
- a CDS encoding extracellular solute-binding protein encodes MNYKLILLLAFSILLFTGCSSKDTASSGSDTVEIEYWQYSFDSKVHLMDDLIKQFEEENPGIKIKQTTFPYEQYNQKIAALVPAGKGPDVINLYYGWLPKYVKSGFLQPLPKDDFPQEQIESEYFPFIQTSKLDGEYYSLPTAVRTLALFYNKDLFKKAGLDPEHPPTTWDELIDIGKKLTVRDKNGKLITEGLAWQPEAQLHTWFRDGLLYQAGGKDQSDDYKKILWDDNNAGLEAFKYLVELSTVHKIGEKDFYTDDSTAFKTGKAAMNIDGSFRLGDLKKGAPDLNYGVAPLPSYKEKATPATYWANGITANVDGKKLEASVKFLQFLASDKVMEKWSDEIGELPAKKEVALQDKYVNDPIIGSFVNQLPDGKSHFFIDENVERQYILDAINKVLLKQTSVEGAFAELEEKTQSLFDEYWNQ; translated from the coding sequence ATGAATTATAAATTAATCCTGTTGTTAGCTTTTTCAATATTACTTTTTACAGGATGTTCAAGTAAAGACACAGCAAGTTCGGGTAGCGACACTGTTGAAATTGAATACTGGCAGTATTCTTTTGATTCAAAAGTTCATTTAATGGATGATCTAATTAAACAATTTGAAGAAGAAAATCCGGGTATCAAGATTAAGCAGACAACGTTTCCGTATGAACAGTACAACCAAAAAATTGCAGCATTAGTCCCCGCTGGGAAAGGGCCGGATGTTATTAATCTGTATTATGGATGGTTGCCTAAATATGTGAAATCAGGCTTTTTACAGCCTTTGCCTAAGGACGATTTTCCACAGGAGCAAATTGAAAGTGAATATTTCCCATTTATTCAAACGTCAAAGCTGGATGGTGAATATTATTCGCTTCCTACTGCTGTTCGCACACTAGCTCTTTTTTATAACAAAGATTTATTCAAAAAAGCCGGTTTGGATCCTGAACATCCTCCGACAACATGGGATGAGCTAATCGATATAGGCAAAAAGCTAACGGTAAGGGACAAGAATGGAAAACTGATTACAGAAGGGCTTGCCTGGCAGCCTGAAGCCCAACTGCACACCTGGTTTAGAGACGGCCTTCTCTATCAGGCAGGCGGAAAAGACCAAAGTGATGATTACAAGAAAATTCTTTGGGACGACAATAACGCTGGTTTAGAAGCATTTAAATATTTAGTCGAACTATCAACCGTCCATAAAATAGGGGAGAAAGACTTTTATACCGATGACTCTACAGCTTTCAAAACAGGTAAAGCCGCTATGAATATTGATGGCTCCTTTCGCTTAGGAGATTTAAAGAAAGGGGCTCCCGATTTAAATTATGGTGTGGCACCTCTTCCTTCCTATAAAGAAAAAGCCACACCTGCAACTTACTGGGCAAATGGAATAACCGCAAATGTAGATGGGAAAAAACTAGAGGCATCCGTAAAGTTTTTGCAATTTTTAGCGAGTGACAAAGTCATGGAAAAATGGTCTGATGAAATTGGCGAGCTCCCGGCCAAGAAAGAAGTCGCACTGCAAGACAAGTATGTAAATGATCCGATTATTGGATCTTTTGTCAACCAGTTGCCTGATGGGAAATCTCACTTCTTTATTGATGAAAATGTGGAAAGGCAGTATATCCTCGACGCAATAAATAAGGTTCTGCTAAAACAGACTAGTGTTGAAGGTGCATTTGCAGAATTAGAAGAAAAAACCCAAAGCTTGTTTGATGAATATTGGAATCAGTAG
- a CDS encoding carbohydrate ABC transporter permease, producing the protein MDYVGQKRAKSKSKIYRMTLTQQKYLFVYGSLAIPLLFFISIRFFPMLYTFNIGFREWNIMSQDKPFVGLNNYVQLFQDPVFGKALSNTLIYVVIGVSLQLIVGLAIALLLQKINKFQGLFRVLYFIPYITSAVAISWVIKWIFMNNGIINDILLSIGFEKQLFLQSPDQAIYIVIATIIYQGLGFQIIIFLAGLENIPTIYYEAADIDGAGAWKKFLHITIPLLNPTIVFSAIIATINFLQSFTQVENMTGGGPLNSTITIVQYIYQLAFSQFKMGYASAATVILFLIIFMITIFQTKVLTKKFEY; encoded by the coding sequence TTGGACTATGTCGGACAAAAACGAGCCAAAAGCAAATCGAAAATCTATCGAATGACCCTTACCCAGCAAAAATACCTGTTTGTTTATGGTAGCTTGGCGATTCCATTGCTGTTTTTTATTTCCATCCGTTTTTTTCCCATGCTTTACACGTTTAATATCGGTTTTAGGGAATGGAATATTATGTCTCAGGATAAGCCGTTTGTTGGCTTAAATAATTATGTTCAGTTATTTCAAGATCCTGTTTTTGGTAAGGCGTTGAGTAATACTTTGATTTACGTTGTCATAGGTGTATCTCTTCAATTGATAGTAGGACTGGCCATTGCTTTATTACTGCAAAAGATCAATAAGTTTCAAGGACTGTTTCGGGTGCTCTATTTTATTCCTTATATCACGAGTGCGGTAGCCATTAGCTGGGTGATTAAGTGGATTTTTATGAATAATGGAATCATTAATGATATTTTGTTGAGTATCGGTTTCGAAAAGCAATTGTTTCTTCAATCCCCTGATCAAGCTATTTATATCGTAATTGCAACCATCATCTATCAAGGGCTTGGTTTTCAAATAATTATCTTTTTGGCCGGACTTGAAAACATCCCGACTATTTATTATGAAGCGGCAGATATTGACGGGGCTGGAGCATGGAAGAAGTTTTTGCATATAACCATTCCTCTGCTGAATCCAACGATTGTTTTTTCCGCTATAATAGCAACGATCAATTTTTTACAAAGTTTTACTCAGGTAGAAAATATGACAGGAGGAGGACCGCTTAACTCAACGATTACCATTGTTCAATACATTTATCAATTGGCTTTCAGTCAGTTTAAAATGGGATATGCTTCTGCGGCAACCGTTATTCTCTTTTTGATCATTTTTATGATCACTATCTTTCAAACAAAAGTGCTAACCAAAAAATTTGAATATTGA